In the genome of Vicia villosa cultivar HV-30 ecotype Madison, WI linkage group LG7, Vvil1.0, whole genome shotgun sequence, one region contains:
- the LOC131618515 gene encoding probable choline kinase 2, producing MGAAEELVNQTALKNDVNDKENYLDCLPEEAKNTLKSLASKWENVLDANALEVIPLKGAMTNEVFQIKWQTKEGEMSRKVLVRIYGEGTDIFFDRDNEIQTFSFISKNGQGPRLLGRFAQGRIEEFIRARTLSAPDIRDPSISALIASKMKEFHDLDMPGSKNVYLWDRLRNWLIEARRLSSPEEIETFRLDIMEKEISLLKKELSVSPERIGFCHNDLQYGNIMLDEVTNSLTIIDYEYASYNPIAYDIANHFTEMAANYHTETPHVLDFSKYPDLEERQRFVRTYLSSSGEKPSDNEVQQLLDEVEKYTLASHLLWGLWGIISEHVNKIDFDYKEYARQRFQEYWSKKNNLLSHDRSSNDNATHEFNSPKHFVNLPAGEKALASTFNEKPRKSTRMSRKLKKIFGLGLFRSKH from the exons ATGGGTGCAGCAGAAGAACTTGTGAACCAAACTGCTTTAAAAAACGATGTAAATGATAAAGAAAATTATCTAGATTGTCTTCCAGAAGAAGCGAAAAATACATTGAAATCATTGGCGAGTAAATGGGAGAATGTATTGGATGCGAATGCGTTGGAAGTTATTCCTCTAAAAGGAGCGATGACGAATGAGGTATTCCAGataaaatggcaaacaaaagaagGAGAAATGTCAAGAAAGGTTCTTGTTAGAATCTATGGTGAAGGTACTGACATTTTCTTTGATAGGGATAACGAGATTCAAACGTTTTCGTTCATTTCCAAGAACGGACAGGGACCTCGTTTGTTAGGACGGTTTGCTCAAGGACGCATTGAAGAGTTCATCCGCGCTAGG ACATTATCAGCGCCTGATATACGTGATCCATCTATTTCGGCTCTTATAGCCTCCAAAATGAAAGAGTTTCATGATCTTGACATGCCTGGTTCCAAAAATGTGTACCTATGGGATAGATTGCG AAATTGGCTTATTGAAGCGAGACGATTATCATCTCCCGAAGAAATTGAGACATTTCGTTTGGACATAATGGAGAAAGAAATCTCTCTTTTAAAAAAGGAATTATCAGTTTCTCCCGAGCGCATAGGGTTTTGCCACAACGATTTACAATACGGTAACATCATGCTTGATGAAGTAACCAATTCTCTAACCATAATA GATTATGAGTATGCAAGTTATAATCCTATAGCATATGATATTGCAAATCACTTCACCGAGATGGCTGCAAACTATCATACCGAAACTCCTCATGTTCTTGACTTCAGCAAATATCCTG ATTTGGAGGAACGTCAAAGATTTGTCCGGACATATTTGAGTTCATCAG GAGAAAAACCTAGTGATAATGAAGTGCAACAACTACTTGATGAAGTTGAAAAGTATACACTTGCAAGTCATCTATTATGGGGCCTTTGGGGAATAATTTCG GAGCATGTGAATAAAATCGATTTTGATTACAAGGAATATGCAAGACAGAGATTTCAAGAGTATTGGTCAAAGAAAAACAATCTTTTGAGCCATGATAGATCTTCCAACGATAATGCTACTCATG aatTCAACTCGCCTAAACATTTTGTAAATTTGCCTGCCGGAGAGAAAGCATTGGCATCAACATTCAACGAAAAACCAAGAAAGAGCACTCGAATGTCCCggaaattaaagaaaattttcGGACTTGGTTTATTCAGATCAAAACACTAG